Proteins encoded in a region of the Neodiprion lecontei isolate iyNeoLeco1 chromosome 5, iyNeoLeco1.1, whole genome shotgun sequence genome:
- the LOC107217940 gene encoding transmembrane and coiled-coil domains protein 2 isoform X2 encodes MASLSVAPSSKNSSRSTSPSRSTTQAQRHHLPVTLDPVTKSRNVAAHHSGEGSTGSGSSGGGGGMKGSSRQRSPGAVARSGDGTDDPGTTGTIADLEDFVSNINPPTDDEGEAYHATQSFLSNGSSELIGDDVDSNGARGRQAMEHLQNKIVRTRELIRIEQTTRDDNVNEYLKLAANADKQQLTRIKAVFEKKNQKSAHSISQLQKKLESYTKKLKDYEVHGAPTSHRQPREVLRDMGQGLKNVGGNIRDGITGFSGSVMSKPREFAHLIKNKFGSADNINTLSHGSTFYVNDTPRAGNDDNGSVEEEKTHHGSATLPGGCSLGSTHSAAAIKFPSEEGSECSSVTSESAPGSRGQPHACHSNSAAFSLKPIFSELQENRENYDRLREKLEGFKVLQQEVAYLSHALQEERFRCERLEEQVNDLTELHQNEIENLKQTITDMEEKVQYQSEDRLRDIHEMLESCQTKIWKMEHQQQQHQQYVTLEGLDNSNARALVVKLINVVLTVLQVVLLLVATGAGIMMPFLRTSCTKPHCFMCRVRILTTTLVVLGIVFVLKQWPEVHDVGSHLMRRLKQTLAVK; translated from the exons atggCTAGCCTCTCGGTAGCCCCATCAAGCAAGAACAGCTCCCGAAGCACTTCACCAAGTCGAAGCACTACTCAAGCACAGCGTCACCATCTTCCGGTCACCCTGGATCCTGTTACAAAGTCTCGAAATGTCGCTGC ACATCATTCGGGAGAAGGAAGCACAGGCAGTGGCAGTAGTGGCGGTGGTGGAGGCATGAAAGGCAGCAGCCGGCAGAGGTCACCCGGTGCGGTTGCACGGTCGGGAGACGGTACCGATGATCCTGGGACAACTGGAACCATAGCTGATCTAgaagattttgtatcgaataTTAATCCGCCAACAGACGACGAAGGG GAGGCCTACCATGCCACACAGTCCTTCCTTTCAAACGGATCGTCGGAGTTAATCGGCGATGATGTTGACTCTAACGGCGCCCGTGGCCGTCAAGCCATGGAGCATTTGCAAAACAAAATTGTAAGAACCAGAGAGTTAATACGAATAGAACAAACGACTCGAGACG acaatGTAAACGAGTATTTAAAATTAGCTGCCAATGCTGACAAGCAGCAGCTGACGAGAATCAAGGCTGtatttgagaagaaaaatcaaaaatcggCGCATAGTATATCGCAGCTGCAAAAGAAGTTGGAGAGTTATACAAAGAAGTTGAAAGATTACGAAGTTCATGGCGCTCCGACCAGTCACAGGCAGCCTAGAGAAGTTCTTCGTGATATGGGACAGGGGCTTAA AAATGTGGGTGGTAATATTAGAGATGGAATCACTGGTTTTTCAGG GAGCGTCATGTCCAAGCCTCGAGAGTTTGCACATCTTATAAAAAACAAGTTCGGCAGTGCGGACAACATAAACACATTATCAC ATGGCTCAACTTTTTATGTAAACGATACACCACGTGCAGGTAACGATGACAACGGTAGCGTTGAAGAAGAGAAGACGCACCATGGTTCGGCAACACTTCCTGGCGGATGCAGCCTGGGTTCGACGCATAGTGCTGCTGCTATTAAATTCCCATCCGAAGAAGGCTCGGAGTGTTCTAGCGTTACCAGCGAAAGCGCTCCCGGCAGCAGAGGGCAGCCCCATGCTTGCCACAGCAACAGTGCTGCTTTCAGCCTCAAGCCGATTTTCTCGGAACTTCAGGAAAACAGAGAAAATTACGATAGGCTGCGAGAAAAACTCGAAGGATTCAAG GTTCTTCAGCAAGAAGTGGCATATCTGTCGCATGCACTTCAAGAGGAACGCTTCAGATGTGAGCGTCTGGAAGAACAAGTTAATGACCTCACTGAGCTTCATCAGAACGAGATTGAGAACTTAAAACAAACAATAACTGATATGGAAGAAAAGGTTCAGTATCAGAGCGAAGACCGGTTGCGGGATATTCACGAGATGTTGGAAAGTTGTCAGACGAAAATTTGGAAGATGGAACACCAGCAACAACAGCACCAACAGTACGTCACACTCGAGGGGCTTGACAACAGCAATGCACGAGCTTTGGTTGTCAAATTGATAAACGTTGTTCTTACAGTCCTACAAGTTGTCTTACTTCTTGTTGCAACAGGTGCTGGCATAATGATGCCATTCCTGAGGACCAG CTGTACTAAGCCTCATTGTTTCATGTGCAGGGTGCGCATACTGACTACGACGCTCGTCGTCCTCGGAATTGTATTCGTACTAAAGCAGTGGCCAGAAGTCCACGACGTTGGTAGTCATCTAATGCGACGCCTCAAACAAACCTTAGCAGTAAAGTAG
- the LOC107217940 gene encoding transmembrane and coiled-coil domains protein 2 isoform X3 gives MASLSVAPSSKNSSRSTSPSRSTTQAQRHHLPVTLDPVTKSRNVAAHHSGEGSTGSGSSGGGGGMKGSSRQRSPGAVARSGDGTDDPGTTGTIADLEDFVSNINPPTDDEGEAYHATQSFLSNGSSELIGDDVDSNGARGRQAMEHLQNKIVRTRELIRIEQTTRDDNVNEYLKLAANADKQQLTRIKAVFEKKNQKSAHSISQLQKKLESYTKKLKDYEVHGAPTSHRQPREVLRDMGQGLKNVGGNIRDGITGFSGSVMSKPREFAHLIKNKFGSADNINTLSLETNGSTFYVNDTPRAGNDDNGSVEEEKTHHGSATLPGGCSLGSTHSAAAIKFPSEEGSECSSVTSESAPGSRGQPHACHSNSAAFSLKPIFSELQENRENYDRLREKLEGFKVLQQEVAYLSHALQEERFRCERLEEQVNDLTELHQNEIENLKQTITDMEEKVQYQSEDRLRDIHEMLESCQTKIWKMEHQQQQHQQYVTLEGLDNSNARALVVKLINVVLTVLQVVLLLVATGAGIMMPFLRTRVRILTTTLVVLGIVFVLKQWPEVHDVGSHLMRRLKQTLAVK, from the exons atggCTAGCCTCTCGGTAGCCCCATCAAGCAAGAACAGCTCCCGAAGCACTTCACCAAGTCGAAGCACTACTCAAGCACAGCGTCACCATCTTCCGGTCACCCTGGATCCTGTTACAAAGTCTCGAAATGTCGCTGC ACATCATTCGGGAGAAGGAAGCACAGGCAGTGGCAGTAGTGGCGGTGGTGGAGGCATGAAAGGCAGCAGCCGGCAGAGGTCACCCGGTGCGGTTGCACGGTCGGGAGACGGTACCGATGATCCTGGGACAACTGGAACCATAGCTGATCTAgaagattttgtatcgaataTTAATCCGCCAACAGACGACGAAGGG GAGGCCTACCATGCCACACAGTCCTTCCTTTCAAACGGATCGTCGGAGTTAATCGGCGATGATGTTGACTCTAACGGCGCCCGTGGCCGTCAAGCCATGGAGCATTTGCAAAACAAAATTGTAAGAACCAGAGAGTTAATACGAATAGAACAAACGACTCGAGACG acaatGTAAACGAGTATTTAAAATTAGCTGCCAATGCTGACAAGCAGCAGCTGACGAGAATCAAGGCTGtatttgagaagaaaaatcaaaaatcggCGCATAGTATATCGCAGCTGCAAAAGAAGTTGGAGAGTTATACAAAGAAGTTGAAAGATTACGAAGTTCATGGCGCTCCGACCAGTCACAGGCAGCCTAGAGAAGTTCTTCGTGATATGGGACAGGGGCTTAA AAATGTGGGTGGTAATATTAGAGATGGAATCACTGGTTTTTCAGG GAGCGTCATGTCCAAGCCTCGAGAGTTTGCACATCTTATAAAAAACAAGTTCGGCAGTGCGGACAACATAAACACATTATCAC TTGAAACTA ATGGCTCAACTTTTTATGTAAACGATACACCACGTGCAGGTAACGATGACAACGGTAGCGTTGAAGAAGAGAAGACGCACCATGGTTCGGCAACACTTCCTGGCGGATGCAGCCTGGGTTCGACGCATAGTGCTGCTGCTATTAAATTCCCATCCGAAGAAGGCTCGGAGTGTTCTAGCGTTACCAGCGAAAGCGCTCCCGGCAGCAGAGGGCAGCCCCATGCTTGCCACAGCAACAGTGCTGCTTTCAGCCTCAAGCCGATTTTCTCGGAACTTCAGGAAAACAGAGAAAATTACGATAGGCTGCGAGAAAAACTCGAAGGATTCAAG GTTCTTCAGCAAGAAGTGGCATATCTGTCGCATGCACTTCAAGAGGAACGCTTCAGATGTGAGCGTCTGGAAGAACAAGTTAATGACCTCACTGAGCTTCATCAGAACGAGATTGAGAACTTAAAACAAACAATAACTGATATGGAAGAAAAGGTTCAGTATCAGAGCGAAGACCGGTTGCGGGATATTCACGAGATGTTGGAAAGTTGTCAGACGAAAATTTGGAAGATGGAACACCAGCAACAACAGCACCAACAGTACGTCACACTCGAGGGGCTTGACAACAGCAATGCACGAGCTTTGGTTGTCAAATTGATAAACGTTGTTCTTACAGTCCTACAAGTTGTCTTACTTCTTGTTGCAACAGGTGCTGGCATAATGATGCCATTCCTGAGGACCAG GGTGCGCATACTGACTACGACGCTCGTCGTCCTCGGAATTGTATTCGTACTAAAGCAGTGGCCAGAAGTCCACGACGTTGGTAGTCATCTAATGCGACGCCTCAAACAAACCTTAGCAGTAAAGTAG